The Cellulosimicrobium cellulans genome contains the following window.
CGCCTCGCGCTGCGTCTCGAAGCCCTCGAGCCACTCGTTCGTCTCCGGGTCGAAGCCCTCGGGGTACTTGTAGTTCCCCTGCTCGTCGTACTCGGCGGCCATGCCGTACAGCGCGGGGTCGAAGTCGTCCGACTCCGGGTCCACGCCCTCGTTGGCCTGCTTGAGCGAGAGCGAGATGCGGCGACGCTCGAGGTCGATGTCGATGACCTTGACGAAGACCTCGTCACCGACGTTGACGACCTGCTCCGGCAGCTCGACGTGGCGCACGGCCAGCTCCGAGATGTGCACGAGGCCCTCGATGCCGTCCTCGACGCGCACGAACGCACCGAACGGGACGAGCTTGGTGACCTTGCCCGGCACGACCTGACCGATCGCGTGGGTCCGGGCGAACGTCTGCCACGGGTCCTCCTGCGTCGCCTTCAGCGACAGCGAGACGCGCTCGCGGTCGAAGTCGACGTCCAGGACCTCGACCGTGACCTCCTGGCCGACCTCGACGACCTCGGAGGGGTGGTCGATGTGCTTCCAGGACAGCTCGGAGACGTGCACGAGGCCGTCGACCCCGCCGAGGTCCACGAACGCACCGAAGTTGACGATCGAGGAGACGACACCGGGGCGCACCTGACCCTTCTGCAGCGTCTGCAGGAAGGTGGAGCGGACCTCGGACTGCGTCTGCTCGAGCCAGGCACGGCGCGAGAGGACGACGTTGTTGCGGTTCTTGTCGAGCTCGATGATCTTCGCCTCGATCTCCTTGCCGACGTACGGCTGGAGGTCGCGGACGCGACGCATCTCCACGAGGGAGGCCGGGAGGAAGCCACGGAGGCCGATGTCGAGGATGAGACCACCCTTGACGACCTCGATGACGGTGCCGGTGACGACGCCGTCCTCCTCCTTGATCTTCTCGATCGTGCCCCAGGCGCGCTCGTACTGGGCGCGCTTCTTGGACAGGATCAGACGGCCTTCCTTGTCCTCCTTCTGGAGGACGAGGGCCTCGACCGCGTCGCCGACGTTGACGACCTCACCGGGGTCCACGTCGTGCTTGATGGACAGCTCGCGGGAGGGGATGACGCCCTCGGTCTTGTAGCCGATGTCGAGGAGGACCTCGTCGCGGTCCACCTTGACGATCGTGCCTTCGACGATGTCGCCGTCGTTGAAGTACTTGATGGTCGCGTCAACGGCGGCGAGGAAGTCCTCCTCGGTGCCGATGTCGTTGACGGCAACCTGGGGTGCGGACTTCGCGGGGGTAGAGATGGTCATTGAGTTCGATGCTCCGATGCGGACAGGTGTAGTCGAGCGGGTAGGGTTCTCGGCGCGCCGCTGCCGCTGGTCCGTGGACCAGGTGACGTCATGGTTGGCGTCGTGGTCCGGGACGAAGGCAGGCGCAACGCACCGCCGTCCACCTTATCCGGGTGTCACCCCGGTGGTCAACGCGAGCGCGGTGGCCCGGCGTCCTTCACCCGAGGTCGCCTCAGGCGAGCACGCGCGCGACGCGCAGCAGCTCCTCGGGAACGCGCTTGGGCCGGCCGGCGACCTCGGCCAGGGGCACGAGCTCGACACGCTCGCCGCGCAGCGCTGTCATCACGCCCGACGTCCCGGCGCTCACCGCGTCGACGGCGGCGACCCCGAACCGGCTCCCGAGGATGCGGTCCGTGGGCGTCGGCTCGCCGCCGCGCTGCACGTGCCCGAGCACTGTGAGTCGCGTGTCGAACCCCGTGCGCTCCGCGATCTCCGCACTGACCCGCTCGCCGATCGACCCCGCGACGATCTCGCCGAAGCGACCGAGCTGCTGCGTGAACTCCATCGACGACCCCTCGCGCGGGACCGCGCCCTCCGCGACGACGACGATCGAGAAGTTCGCGTGCGCGCGGTGCCGGTGCCGCAGGAACTTCACGAGCTGGTCGATGTCGAACGGCTCCTCGGGGGCGAGGACGACCTCGGCGCCGCCCGCGATGCCCGCGTTGACCGCGATCCACCCGGCGTGGCGGCCCATGACCTCGACGACCATGACGCGGTTGTGGCTCTCCGCCGTCGTGTGCACACGGTCGAGGGCCTCGGTCGCGATGTTCACCGCGGTGTGGAACCCGATCGACAGGTCCGTGCCCTCGACGTCGTTGTCGATCGTCTTGGGGATCGCGACGATCTTGACGCCCGCCTCCGCGACGCGGCTCGCGGCGTGCAGCGTGCCGTCGCCGCCGATGCAGATGAGGGCGTCGAGGTGCTCGGCCTCGACCGTCGCGAGGACGGCGTCCATGCTGCCGTCCTCCTCGCGCGGGTGGAACCGCGCGGTGCCCAGCAGCGTCCCGCCGACCGGCAGCACGTTGCGGATGTCCTGGCGGCCGAGCGGGTGCACGTCGCCGTCGACCACGCCGCGCCAGCCGTTGCGGAAGCCGATGATGGTGTGCCCGTACTCCCCCGTCCCCTGCTTGACCACGGCCCGGATCGCCGCGTTCAGGCCGGGGCAGTCGCCTCCGCCGGTGAGAAGTCCGATGCGCACCTGTGTCCTCCGTCTCGTCGTCGCGTCGCGCGTCCTCGCGCGCGTGCCCGGCGTCGACGGAGGTGCCGACCTCCGCGGCACCGCGTCGACCCCAACCCTAGTCAACCCGGCGCCGCGGGTCACGGTCCGTCCCGGTCCTCGGGCACGCCGACGACCAAGGTCCCGAGCGCCCGGGCCGTGCGGCGCGCGACGGCGCCGGCACAGGGCGTCGCCCGGGAGAATGGCCGCATGAGCGCGACCCCGCCGCCCGTGCCGCCCCAGGTCCCCGCCCTGCGCGACGTCGCCCCGCCCGGTCCGACGGCCGACGCCGGCTACCGCGACGTGCCCGCCGCCGAGGGCGGGAACGCCGGGCGCGGGTGGTGGGACGCGAACGCCGCCGAGTACCTCGACGAGCACGGGGCGTTCCTCGGCGCCGTCGACTTCTGCTGGTGCCCCGAGGGGCTGCGGGAGCGCGACGCCCGACTGCTCGGCGACGTCGCGGGACTCCGCGTGCTCGAGGTCGGCGCCGGGGCGGCTCAGTGCTCGCGCTGGCTCGCCACGCAGGGGGCGCACGTGGTCGCGACGGACGTCTCCCGGGGGATGCTCGCTGCGGGGACGGCGCTCGACCGGGCGACAGGGATCCGGGTCCCGGCCGTCCAGGCCGACGCGCGCCGCCTGCCGTTCGCGGACGACGTCTTCGACGTCGCGTTCACGTCGTTCGGCGCGATCCCGTTCGTCCCCGACGCCGACGCGATCCACCGCGAGGTCGCGCGCGTCCTGCGGCCCGGCGGCACGTGGACGTTCTCGGTCACGCACCCCACACGCTGGGCCTTCCCCGACGACCCGAGCGCCCACGGGCTGACCGCGAACCGCTCCTACTTCGATCGGCGCCCCTACGTCGAGACGGACGACGCCGGTCGCGTCGGCTACGCGGAGTACCACCGCACGCTGGGCGACCACGTGCGCGAGGTGGTCGCCGCCGGGCTGGAGGTGCGCGACGTCGTCGAGCCGGAGTGGCCCGCCGACAACACGGAGGTGTGGGGCGGGTGGGGCCCGGTGCGCGGCGCCTACCTGCCCGGGACGGCGATCTTCCGCACGCGCCTCCCGGGCTGACGAACCCTCGTCAGTGCCCCGCGTCGTGCCACGTGGCGCCGACGCCGACCGAGACGTCGAGCGGGACGTCGAGATCTGCCGCCGCACCCATCTGCGTGCGCAGCACGTCCTCGACGGCGTCGCGCTCGCCCGGGGCGACCTCGACCACGAGCTCGTCGTGCACCTGCAGGAGCAGGCGCGAGCGCAGCCCGCGCTCGTCGATCGCCCGCTGGACGCCCAGCATCGCGACCTTGATGATGTCGGCCGCGCTGCCCTGGATCGGCGCGTTGAGGGCCATACGCTCCGCCATCTGGCGACGCTGGCGGTTGTCGCTCGTGAGGTCGGGCAGGTACCGGCGGCGCCCGAGGATCGTCGCCGTGTACCCCGTGGCGCGCGCCTCGTCGACGACGCCAGTGAGGTAGTCGCGCACGCCTCCGAACCGCTCGAAGTAGTCGTCCATGAGCTTCTGGGCCTCGCCGACCTCGATGGTGAGCTGCTGCGAGAGCCCGAAGGCCGAGAG
Protein-coding sequences here:
- the rpsA gene encoding 30S ribosomal protein S1, whose translation is MTISTPAKSAPQVAVNDIGTEEDFLAAVDATIKYFNDGDIVEGTIVKVDRDEVLLDIGYKTEGVIPSRELSIKHDVDPGEVVNVGDAVEALVLQKEDKEGRLILSKKRAQYERAWGTIEKIKEEDGVVTGTVIEVVKGGLILDIGLRGFLPASLVEMRRVRDLQPYVGKEIEAKIIELDKNRNNVVLSRRAWLEQTQSEVRSTFLQTLQKGQVRPGVVSSIVNFGAFVDLGGVDGLVHVSELSWKHIDHPSEVVEVGQEVTVEVLDVDFDRERVSLSLKATQEDPWQTFARTHAIGQVVPGKVTKLVPFGAFVRVEDGIEGLVHISELAVRHVELPEQVVNVGDEVFVKVIDIDLERRRISLSLKQANEGVDPESDDFDPALYGMAAEYDEQGNYKYPEGFDPETNEWLEGFETQREAWEAEYAKAHERWEAHRKQVAEAVKADFDAASGDSGSSSSSSSSSSTSYSSAPAAEATGTLASDEALAALREKLTGN
- a CDS encoding 6-phosphofructokinase yields the protein MRIGLLTGGGDCPGLNAAIRAVVKQGTGEYGHTIIGFRNGWRGVVDGDVHPLGRQDIRNVLPVGGTLLGTARFHPREEDGSMDAVLATVEAEHLDALICIGGDGTLHAASRVAEAGVKIVAIPKTIDNDVEGTDLSIGFHTAVNIATEALDRVHTTAESHNRVMVVEVMGRHAGWIAVNAGIAGGAEVVLAPEEPFDIDQLVKFLRHRHRAHANFSIVVVAEGAVPREGSSMEFTQQLGRFGEIVAGSIGERVSAEIAERTGFDTRLTVLGHVQRGGEPTPTDRILGSRFGVAAVDAVSAGTSGVMTALRGERVELVPLAEVAGRPKRVPEELLRVARVLA
- a CDS encoding class I SAM-dependent methyltransferase; amino-acid sequence: MSATPPPVPPQVPALRDVAPPGPTADAGYRDVPAAEGGNAGRGWWDANAAEYLDEHGAFLGAVDFCWCPEGLRERDARLLGDVAGLRVLEVGAGAAQCSRWLATQGAHVVATDVSRGMLAAGTALDRATGIRVPAVQADARRLPFADDVFDVAFTSFGAIPFVPDADAIHREVARVLRPGGTWTFSVTHPTRWAFPDDPSAHGLTANRSYFDRRPYVETDDAGRVGYAEYHRTLGDHVREVVAAGLEVRDVVEPEWPADNTEVWGGWGPVRGAYLPGTAIFRTRLPG